The DNA region CCTATGTCCAAGGTCTTCGAGACAGGGGAAAACCCTACAAATGCGCCATCGTCGCAGCCATGCGCAAGCTCCTCATCCACCTCCAATGCCTCATCAAAAAATCACAACTCGCCCCTTGCTAAAAACCACAGTTGCTCCGCGCCTCTGCGGGAAAATTGCAGCTGTCCCCTCCATTCCTTCAGTTCCTATCTTCCTGATGCGAATCATTAAGCAGGCAAGCAATTCCACATTAAGATCCTCAGCCCATGTCCACGCACCTCTCCGATTACCAATACGATCTGCCTCCGGAATTGATCGCCGATCGTCCGACTGAGAGGCGGGAACAGTCCCGGATGCTGGTGCTGGATCGGACAGCCGGAACAATCACCCATCACCAGTTTGCAGACTTTCCTGACCTCCTCTCCCCTGCGGATCTGGTGGTACTCAACGACAGCCGCGTGATCCCGGCGCGGCTCCATGATGCCACCGGAAAGATCGAGATCCTGCTTCTGGAGAAGCGAGATGAGCTGCACTGGACAGCGATGGTTCGTCCCGGAAAGAAGATGAAGCCTGGGACAATCGTCGATGTAGCGGGAACACAGGTGACTGTGATGGAGATCTACGAAGATGGGACACGACTACTAGAGTTCTCGTTACCTCCCGATCTCGATCGCCATGGTGAAATGCCGATCCCTCCCTACTTCCATCGTCCTGCCGACGAGCTGGACAAGGAGCGCTATCAGACAGTCTATGCCCGGGATCCCGGATCGGTGGCGGCTCCGACGGCAGGACTCCATTTCACGCAGGAAATCCTGACCTCCATCCCCCATTCTTTCCTGACACTGCATGTGGGGGCGGGTACCTTCCAACCGGTCAAATCAGACGATCTCTCGGAGCACCGG from Verrucomicrobiota bacterium includes:
- the queA gene encoding tRNA preQ1(34) S-adenosylmethionine ribosyltransferase-isomerase QueA, coding for MSTHLSDYQYDLPPELIADRPTERREQSRMLVLDRTAGTITHHQFADFPDLLSPADLVVLNDSRVIPARLHDATGKIEILLLEKRDELHWTAMVRPGKKMKPGTIVDVAGTQVTVMEIYEDGTRLLEFSLPPDLDRHGEMPIPPYFHRPADELDKERYQTVYARDPGSVAAPTAGLHFTQEILTSIPHSFLTLHVGAGTFQPVKSDDLSEHRMHCENYTLPAETASRINATKQQGGRIVAIGTTTTRVLESQPSGELTPTSGSTEIFIHPPYQFQRVDALLTNFHLPASTLLMLVSALAGREFILEAYAEAIHAKYRFFSYGDCMLIV